The Pseudomonas orientalis genome contains a region encoding:
- a CDS encoding peptidoglycan DD-metalloendopeptidase family protein has protein sequence MTTEPSKAPPLYPKTHLLAASGIAALLSLALLVFPSSDVEAKRTSLSLDLESPVEQLTQDQDASDAQQATNTPTESPFAQIEDTPQETQNAAQDKPAAVAPKNAQHREVIVSKGDTLSTLFEKVGLPAATVNDVLATDKQAKQFTQLKHGQKLEFELTPDGQLNNLHTTISDLESISLSKSAKGFAFNRITTKPVMRSAYVHGVINSSLSQSAARAGLSHSMTMDMASVFGYDIDFAQDIRQGDEFDVIYEQKVANGKVVGTGNILSARFTNRGKTYTAVRYTNKQGNSSYYTADGNSMRKAFIRTPVDFARISSRFSMGRKHPILNKIRAHKGVDYAAPRGTPIKAAGDGKVLLAGRRGGYGNTVIIQHGNTYRTLYGHMQGFAKGVKTGGNVKQGQVIGYIGTTGLSTGPHLHYEFQVNGVHVDPLGQKLPMADPIAKAERARFMQQSQPLMARMDQERSTLLASAKR, from the coding sequence ATGACCACTGAACCGTCTAAAGCGCCGCCGCTTTACCCGAAGACCCACCTGCTCGCCGCAAGTGGTATCGCCGCCCTTCTCAGCCTGGCACTCCTGGTATTCCCTTCCAGTGACGTAGAAGCCAAACGAACATCCCTAAGCCTTGACCTGGAAAGTCCCGTTGAGCAACTGACACAAGATCAAGACGCTTCCGACGCGCAACAAGCCACAAATACCCCGACCGAGTCTCCGTTCGCGCAGATTGAAGACACCCCGCAAGAGACTCAAAACGCTGCTCAGGACAAGCCCGCAGCCGTCGCGCCCAAGAACGCCCAGCATCGCGAAGTGATCGTGAGCAAAGGTGACACACTGTCAACACTGTTCGAAAAGGTCGGATTGCCCGCCGCCACCGTCAATGACGTCCTCGCCACCGATAAGCAAGCCAAGCAGTTCACCCAGCTCAAACATGGCCAGAAGCTTGAATTCGAACTGACGCCCGACGGCCAACTGAATAACCTGCACACCACTATCAGCGACCTGGAAAGCATCAGCCTGAGCAAAAGCGCCAAGGGTTTTGCCTTCAATCGCATCACCACCAAGCCGGTCATGCGTTCTGCCTACGTACACGGCGTGATCAACAGCTCGCTGTCGCAATCCGCCGCCCGTGCCGGCCTGTCCCACAGCATGACCATGGACATGGCCAGCGTATTTGGCTACGACATCGACTTCGCCCAGGACATACGCCAGGGTGACGAATTCGATGTGATCTACGAACAGAAAGTCGCCAATGGCAAAGTAGTCGGCACCGGCAATATTCTCTCTGCGCGCTTCACAAACCGTGGCAAGACCTACACCGCCGTGCGCTACACCAACAAACAGGGCAACAGCAGCTACTACACGGCTGACGGCAACAGCATGCGCAAGGCGTTCATCCGTACACCGGTGGACTTCGCCCGTATTAGCTCGCGTTTCTCCATGGGTCGCAAGCATCCAATTCTGAACAAAATCCGCGCCCACAAAGGTGTCGACTACGCCGCTCCGCGTGGCACGCCAATCAAGGCAGCCGGCGACGGCAAGGTCCTGTTGGCCGGGCGTCGCGGTGGTTACGGCAACACGGTGATCATCCAGCACGGCAATACCTACCGCACGCTGTATGGCCACATGCAAGGGTTCGCCAAGGGCGTGAAAACCGGTGGAAACGTGAAGCAGGGCCAAGTGATCGGCTATATCGGCACGACTGGCCTGTCCACCGGGCCGCACTTGCACTATGAATTCCAGGTCAACGGTGTCCACGTTGATCCACTGGGCCAGAAGCTGCCGATGGCCGACCCCATCGCCAAGGCAGAGCGAGCGCGCTTTATGCAGCAAAGCCAACCGTTGATGGCCCGCATGGATCAGGAACGCTCCACCCTGCTGGCTTCGGCGAAGCGTTAA
- a CDS encoding histidine triad nucleotide-binding protein — MDTLFTKIINREIPANIIYEDDQVLAFHDIAPQAPVHFLVIPKKHIRTLNDLTEDDKALAGHILFTAQRLAVEQGCEKGFRVVMNCNEDGGQTVYHIHMHVLGQRQMNWPPG; from the coding sequence GTGGATACTCTGTTCACCAAGATCATCAATCGAGAAATACCTGCGAACATCATCTATGAAGATGACCAGGTACTGGCTTTTCACGATATCGCCCCGCAGGCGCCGGTGCATTTTCTGGTCATCCCGAAAAAGCACATTCGCACCCTCAACGACCTGACCGAGGACGATAAAGCCCTGGCTGGCCATATTCTGTTCACCGCCCAACGCCTGGCGGTGGAGCAAGGCTGCGAGAAAGGCTTTCGCGTGGTGATGAACTGCAACGAAGACGGCGGGCAAACCGTGTACCACATCCATATGCACGTGCTGGGTCAGCGCCAGATGAACTGGCCGCCGGGCTGA
- the erpA gene encoding iron-sulfur cluster insertion protein ErpA: MSVESFTPTALQFTHGAAHKVKSLVDEEGNDRLKLRVFVTGGGCSGFQYGFTFDEDVADDDTIVEREGVSLVVDPMSFQYLAGAEVDYQEGLEGSRFVIKNPNATTTCGCGSSFSI, translated from the coding sequence ATGAGCGTTGAATCCTTCACCCCCACGGCTTTGCAATTCACCCACGGTGCTGCGCACAAGGTGAAGAGCCTGGTCGATGAAGAGGGTAATGATCGCTTGAAGCTGCGCGTATTTGTTACGGGCGGCGGTTGTTCAGGGTTTCAGTACGGTTTTACCTTCGATGAAGATGTGGCCGACGATGACACCATCGTTGAGCGCGAGGGCGTGAGCCTGGTGGTGGATCCGATGAGCTTCCAGTACCTGGCAGGGGCTGAAGTGGATTATCAGGAAGGGCTGGAAGGGTCGCGTTTCGTGATCAAGAACCCCAACGCCACGACTACCTGTGGTTGCGGGTCTTCGTTCTCGATCTGA
- the argC gene encoding N-acetyl-gamma-glutamyl-phosphate reductase, whose protein sequence is MVKVGIVGGTGYTGVELLRLLAQHPQAEVVVITSRSEAGLAVADMYPNLRGHYDGLAFSVPDIKTLGACDVVFFATPHGVAHALAGELLAAGTKVIDLSADFRLQDADEWAKWYGQPHGAPELLEEAVYGLPEVNREQIRQARLIAVPGCYPTATQLGFLPLLEAGLADASRLIADCKSGVSGAGRGAAVGSLYSETSESMKAYAVKGHRHLPEIRQGLRRAAGKDVGLTFVPHLTPMIRGIHSTLYAAVVDRSVDLQALFEKRYANEPFVDVMPAGSHPETRSVRGANVCRIAVHRPQDGDLVVVLSVIDNLVKGASGQAVQNMNILFGLDEKLGLSHAGMLP, encoded by the coding sequence ATGGTCAAGGTCGGTATCGTCGGCGGCACGGGTTACACCGGTGTCGAATTGCTGCGTCTGTTGGCTCAGCATCCGCAGGCTGAGGTGGTGGTCATCACTTCACGCTCCGAGGCGGGCCTGGCCGTGGCCGATATGTACCCGAACCTGCGAGGCCACTACGACGGCCTGGCCTTCAGCGTGCCGGACATCAAGACACTGGGTGCCTGTGACGTGGTGTTCTTCGCCACGCCTCACGGGGTCGCGCATGCATTGGCCGGTGAACTGTTGGCGGCGGGCACCAAGGTGATCGATCTGTCCGCGGACTTCCGCCTGCAGGATGCCGATGAGTGGGCCAAATGGTACGGCCAGCCTCACGGCGCGCCAGAGTTGCTGGAAGAAGCGGTGTACGGCTTGCCGGAAGTCAATCGTGAGCAGATCAGGCAGGCCCGCCTGATTGCGGTGCCGGGTTGTTATCCGACGGCGACTCAGCTGGGTTTCCTGCCGTTGCTGGAAGCAGGCCTGGCGGACGCCTCGCGTTTGATCGCGGACTGCAAGTCCGGTGTCAGCGGCGCCGGTCGCGGTGCTGCGGTAGGTTCGCTGTATTCCGAGACGTCGGAAAGCATGAAGGCGTATGCGGTCAAAGGGCATCGTCATTTGCCTGAGATCCGTCAGGGGCTGCGCCGCGCTGCGGGTAAGGACGTGGGCCTGACCTTCGTCCCGCACCTGACGCCGATGATCCGTGGGATTCACTCCACCTTGTACGCGGCGGTTGTCGATCGGTCGGTTGACCTGCAGGCATTGTTCGAAAAGCGTTATGCCAATGAGCCGTTCGTCGACGTGATGCCGGCGGGCAGCCATCCGGAAACCCGCAGTGTGCGCGGCGCCAACGTGTGCCGGATTGCGGTGCATCGTCCGCAGGACGGCGACCTGGTGGTGGTGCTGTCGGTGATCGACAACCTGGTCAAGGGCGCGTCGGGCCAGGCGGTGCAGAATATGAACATCCTGTTTGGCCTGGATGAGAAGCTCGGCCTGTCCCACGCAGGGATGCTGCCTTAA
- the coq7 gene encoding 2-polyprenyl-3-methyl-6-methoxy-1,4-benzoquinone monooxygenase, protein MTTQRHYSPIDRLLLQADTAMRTLLPFSGQPYRPSPAIVQPDAQMSESETRHVAGLMRINHTGEVCAQALYQGQALTAKLPQIRAAMEHAAEEEIDHLAWCEQRIRQLGSHPSVLNPVFYGLSFGIGAAAGLISDKVSLGFVAATEHQVCKHLDEHLEQLPAEDQKSRAILEQMRIDEEHHAESALDAGGFRFPAPVRFGMSLLAKVMTKSTYRI, encoded by the coding sequence ATGACTACCCAACGTCACTACTCGCCGATTGACCGTCTGTTACTGCAAGCCGACACAGCCATGCGTACGCTGCTGCCATTCAGCGGCCAACCGTACCGCCCGTCACCGGCTATCGTGCAGCCGGACGCGCAGATGAGCGAGAGCGAGACCCGCCACGTGGCCGGCCTGATGCGTATCAACCATACCGGCGAAGTCTGTGCCCAGGCGTTGTACCAGGGCCAGGCCCTGACCGCCAAGTTGCCGCAGATACGCGCGGCGATGGAGCATGCGGCCGAGGAAGAGATCGACCACCTGGCTTGGTGCGAACAACGCATTCGCCAGTTGGGCAGTCATCCCAGTGTGCTGAACCCAGTGTTTTATGGCTTGTCGTTCGGGATTGGCGCCGCTGCCGGCCTGATCAGCGACAAGGTCAGCCTGGGTTTTGTCGCGGCAACCGAGCATCAGGTGTGCAAGCACCTGGACGAACACCTTGAACAGCTGCCGGCCGAGGACCAAAAGTCCCGGGCCATTCTCGAGCAGATGCGCATCGACGAAGAGCATCACGCAGAAAGCGCGCTGGATGCCGGCGGCTTTCGCTTCCCTGCGCCGGTGAGGTTCGGCATGAGCCTGTTGGCCAAGGTCATGACCAAAAGCACCTATAGAATTTGA
- a CDS encoding SDR family NAD(P)-dependent oxidoreductase, with translation MTRYALITGASSGIGLALAEALARRGRSLILVARQRDQLESIATELTQRFGVEVLFRACDLGEPLRLSGFLLELEEGERQIDLLVNCAGIGTSGPFLAQDWMTEQDLIEVNILALTRMCHALGNAMALHGGGQILNVASIAAFQPGPWMSSYYASKAYVLHFSEGLREELKTCGIKVSVLCPGPTRTAFFGTAQMDTAKLDRSQQLMSAEEVALFTVRALEKNKAIIIPGRRNRWLAFSPRFSPRWLTRKIAGAINKAYCPR, from the coding sequence ATGACCCGTTACGCTCTGATCACCGGTGCCTCCAGTGGTATCGGCCTGGCTTTGGCCGAAGCCCTGGCCCGACGTGGCCGCAGCTTGATCCTGGTGGCCCGCCAGCGTGATCAGTTGGAAAGCATTGCAACCGAATTAACTCAACGTTTCGGCGTCGAGGTGCTGTTCCGTGCCTGTGACCTGGGCGAGCCACTGCGGTTATCGGGCTTTTTGCTGGAACTCGAAGAGGGTGAGCGGCAGATCGACCTGCTGGTCAACTGCGCCGGTATCGGCACCAGTGGGCCGTTCCTGGCCCAGGACTGGATGACCGAGCAGGACCTGATCGAAGTCAACATTCTCGCCCTGACCCGCATGTGTCACGCCTTGGGCAATGCCATGGCGCTGCATGGCGGCGGGCAGATTCTCAACGTCGCTTCGATTGCCGCCTTCCAGCCGGGCCCGTGGATGAGCAGTTACTACGCGAGCAAAGCCTATGTACTGCATTTTTCCGAAGGCCTGCGCGAGGAGCTCAAGACTTGTGGCATCAAGGTTTCGGTGCTTTGCCCAGGGCCCACGCGCACCGCTTTCTTCGGCACCGCGCAAATGGACACTGCAAAACTCGACCGCAGCCAGCAGTTGATGAGTGCCGAAGAAGTCGCGCTCTTCACCGTGCGTGCGCTGGAGAAGAACAAGGCGATCATCATTCCGGGGCGTCGCAATCGCTGGCTCGCCTTCAGCCCGCGCTTTAGCCCACGCTGGCTTACCCGAAAAATTGCCGGTGCGATCAATAAGGCCTATTGCCCGCGTTGA
- a CDS encoding lipoate--protein ligase family protein gives MTKPVLMTVEAGLAAEQALLAAVCAGEQQFGLLFWQPNDQALVMPRRLSRLPAFEAASQVSADAGWPVLLRETGGEPVPQSAATVNIALVYASPRSEGDQGRIETGYRRLCQPICDVLTELGGDASIGEIDGAFCDGRYNVNLNGRKMVGTAQRWRQSGGRPVGLVHGALLLDNDRDELIMAVNRFNEACGLEQRVRAESHIALHEVFTAPDAISRLDTLYRQMLAGLLPG, from the coding sequence ATGACCAAGCCGGTTTTGATGACGGTAGAAGCAGGGCTTGCGGCCGAACAAGCGTTGCTGGCCGCCGTCTGCGCCGGTGAGCAGCAATTCGGTCTGTTGTTCTGGCAGCCCAACGATCAAGCCTTGGTCATGCCACGCCGTTTGAGCCGATTACCGGCCTTTGAAGCCGCCAGCCAGGTTTCGGCAGACGCGGGTTGGCCGGTATTGTTGCGCGAGACCGGCGGTGAGCCGGTGCCGCAGTCCGCCGCTACGGTCAATATTGCGCTGGTCTACGCCTCTCCGCGCAGTGAAGGTGATCAAGGGCGCATCGAAACCGGCTACCGACGGTTGTGCCAGCCGATTTGTGATGTATTGACCGAGTTGGGCGGCGACGCATCCATTGGCGAAATCGACGGCGCGTTCTGCGACGGTCGTTACAACGTCAATCTCAACGGTCGGAAAATGGTCGGCACCGCCCAACGTTGGCGCCAGAGCGGTGGCCGCCCGGTGGGCTTGGTGCACGGTGCCTTATTGCTGGACAACGATCGCGATGAGTTGATTATGGCGGTCAATCGTTTCAATGAAGCCTGTGGCCTGGAACAGCGGGTGCGGGCCGAGAGCCATATCGCACTGCACGAGGTCTTCACTGCGCCCGACGCGATCAGCCGGCTCGACACCTTGTACCGTCAGATGCTGGCAGGCTTGCTGCCAGGTTAA
- the hemJ gene encoding protoporphyrinogen oxidase HemJ, whose product MLYLWVKAFHIVSIVCWFAGLFYLPRLFVYHAQSEDTVSKERFSVMERKLYRGIMGPAMVATLVFGIWLLVLNPGIFQSGAWIHAKLTLVVLLIGYHHMCGAQVKRFARGENSRSHVFYRWFNEVPVLILLAIVILVVVKPF is encoded by the coding sequence ATGCTTTATCTATGGGTCAAAGCCTTCCATATCGTCAGCATCGTGTGCTGGTTTGCCGGGCTGTTCTACCTGCCACGCCTGTTTGTCTACCACGCCCAAAGCGAGGACACCGTCAGCAAGGAGCGCTTCAGCGTCATGGAGCGCAAGCTGTATCGCGGCATCATGGGCCCGGCGATGGTCGCCACGCTGGTCTTCGGCATCTGGTTGCTGGTGCTTAACCCCGGTATTTTCCAATCGGGCGCGTGGATCCACGCCAAGCTCACCCTGGTCGTCCTGTTGATCGGCTATCACCACATGTGCGGCGCGCAGGTAAAGCGCTTCGCCCGTGGTGAAAACAGCCGCAGCCATGTCTTTTATCGCTGGTTCAATGAAGTGCCGGTCCTGATATTGCTGGCAATCGTAATTCTGGTCGTGGTCAAACCGTTTTAA
- a CDS encoding DUF805 domain-containing protein produces the protein MSDNRFKIVFDGTLLPGVESTTAKLNLAELFKSDVEAIEKLFTGRPVALKRDLSRPDAETYLTALKNAGVDARIEAEQPVAFNLAETHETGSSASDYSNSAASPYAPPRAAVGDDLPEYSTLKVFTIHGRIGRLRYLAWTLALTVAMLVAGGIISTVGFAVATASPTVAIILGSLLGFALFVALVVVSVQIGVQRLHDLGWSGWLYLLNLVPLVNSIFPLLLLVLPGNTGANQYGAPPPRNSTAVKILASLWLAFIPLMLIVVVTLGMNGYLDQLEANMGSGYESSSITTDEDADQSVIDEQEAAPSADDAAEPVDSPEQ, from the coding sequence ATGAGCGACAACCGTTTCAAGATCGTGTTTGATGGAACCTTGCTCCCGGGTGTCGAAAGCACCACGGCCAAGCTGAACCTGGCCGAGCTGTTCAAGAGCGACGTCGAAGCCATTGAGAAACTCTTCACCGGCCGCCCGGTCGCGCTCAAACGCGACCTCTCGCGTCCGGACGCCGAAACCTACCTCACCGCGTTGAAAAACGCAGGGGTCGACGCGCGCATCGAAGCCGAACAACCCGTAGCGTTCAACCTTGCCGAAACCCACGAAACAGGCTCCTCTGCCTCGGACTATTCAAACTCCGCTGCATCGCCTTATGCACCACCACGCGCCGCCGTCGGCGATGACTTGCCGGAGTACTCCACGCTCAAGGTCTTCACTATCCACGGGCGTATCGGCCGCCTGCGCTACCTCGCCTGGACGCTCGCACTGACCGTCGCGATGCTGGTAGCTGGCGGGATCATCAGTACCGTGGGTTTCGCCGTGGCCACTGCTTCGCCGACGGTCGCGATCATTCTCGGCTCGTTGCTGGGCTTCGCGCTGTTTGTCGCACTCGTGGTCGTCAGCGTGCAAATCGGCGTGCAGCGCCTGCACGACCTGGGCTGGTCTGGCTGGCTGTACCTGCTGAACCTGGTTCCGCTGGTGAACAGCATTTTCCCTCTGTTGCTGTTGGTATTGCCAGGCAACACCGGCGCCAACCAGTACGGCGCACCTCCACCGCGCAACTCCACAGCGGTTAAAATCCTCGCTTCGTTGTGGCTGGCGTTCATCCCATTGATGCTCATCGTCGTGGTGACCCTGGGCATGAACGGCTACCTGGATCAACTCGAAGCCAACATGGGCAGCGGCTATGAAAGCAGCTCCATCACCACCGATGAAGATGCCGATCAAAGCGTCATCGATGAGCAAGAAGCTGCGCCAAGTGCTGACGACGCGGCTGAACCTGTAGACTCTCCAGAACAGTGA
- a CDS encoding OsmC family protein: MKARIQWAGEAMFLGESGSGHVVVMDGPPEAGGRNLGVRPMEMLLLGVGGCSNFDVVSILKKSRQAVESCEAFLEAERATEDPKVFTRIHMHFVVKGRALKEAQVKRAIELSAEKYCSASIMLGAAGVAITHDYEIIELG; encoded by the coding sequence ATGAAGGCACGCATCCAATGGGCGGGCGAAGCCATGTTCCTCGGTGAATCGGGCAGTGGCCATGTGGTGGTCATGGACGGACCGCCGGAAGCCGGTGGCCGCAACCTGGGTGTACGCCCGATGGAAATGCTGCTGCTGGGTGTCGGCGGTTGCAGCAATTTCGACGTGGTCAGTATCCTGAAAAAATCCCGTCAGGCCGTGGAAAGCTGCGAAGCCTTTCTGGAGGCCGAGCGTGCCACCGAAGATCCCAAGGTGTTTACCAGGATTCATATGCATTTTGTGGTCAAGGGCCGGGCGTTGAAGGAGGCGCAGGTCAAGCGTGCCATCGAGCTGTCGGCAGAGAAATATTGCTCGGCCTCGATCATGCTCGGCGCGGCCGGTGTAGCCATCACCCATGATTACGAAATTATCGAGTTGGGTTGA
- a CDS encoding anhydro-N-acetylmuramic acid kinase has translation MPRYIGVMSGTSLDGLDIALIEQDSTLNLIATHYTPMPATLRAELLSLCASGADEIARSAIAQQSWVTLAAQGIHALLARQNLTSHDIRAIGSHGQTIRHEPARGFTVQIGNPALLAELTGITVVSDFRSRDVAAGGQGAPLVPAFHEALFGERAGNRAVLNVGGFSNLSLIETGKPVSGFDCGPGNVLLDAWIDHQRGEPFDRDGQWAASGKVQPQLLNTLLSDAFFATKGPKSTGREVFNLNWLQHHLGGLPAFLPEDVQATLLELTALTIVESLQSAQHQTDTLLVCGGGAHNGTLMNRLAALLPSTQVSSTATYGVDPDWVEAMAFAWLAHCCLEGIAANRPSVTGARGLRVLGAIYPA, from the coding sequence ATGCCGCGCTATATAGGTGTGATGTCCGGGACCAGCCTCGATGGCCTGGACATTGCCCTCATCGAGCAGGATTCGACGCTCAACCTGATCGCCACCCACTACACCCCCATGCCTGCCACGCTGCGCGCCGAGCTACTCAGCCTGTGCGCCAGCGGGGCGGATGAGATTGCCCGCTCGGCCATCGCCCAACAGTCCTGGGTAACACTCGCCGCCCAAGGCATCCACGCCTTGCTGGCCCGGCAAAACCTCACCTCTCATGACATCCGTGCGATTGGCAGCCATGGGCAGACCATCCGCCATGAACCCGCCCGGGGCTTTACGGTACAGATCGGCAACCCGGCATTGCTCGCCGAGCTGACGGGCATCACGGTGGTCAGCGACTTCCGCAGCCGCGACGTCGCCGCAGGTGGCCAGGGCGCGCCCTTGGTACCGGCCTTTCACGAGGCGCTGTTCGGTGAACGTGCCGGCAACCGTGCCGTGCTGAATGTCGGTGGTTTCAGCAACCTGAGCCTGATAGAAACCGGCAAACCTGTATCGGGCTTTGACTGCGGCCCGGGCAATGTCTTGCTGGACGCGTGGATTGATCATCAACGCGGCGAGCCGTTTGATCGTGACGGGCAATGGGCAGCCAGTGGCAAGGTTCAGCCGCAGTTACTCAACACGCTGCTCAGCGATGCTTTTTTCGCGACCAAAGGGCCGAAAAGTACCGGAAGAGAAGTGTTCAACCTGAACTGGCTGCAGCACCATCTCGGCGGGTTGCCGGCGTTTCTTCCCGAGGATGTGCAAGCCACATTGCTCGAGCTGACCGCCCTGACCATCGTCGAATCCCTGCAAAGCGCTCAACACCAGACCGACACCCTGCTGGTCTGCGGCGGTGGCGCCCATAACGGGACACTGATGAATCGACTGGCTGCACTGCTACCGTCCACCCAGGTCAGTAGCACAGCCACCTATGGCGTAGACCCGGACTGGGTGGAAGCCATGGCCTTCGCCTGGCTGGCCCATTGCTGCCTGGAAGGCATCGCCGCGAACCGTCCGAGCGTCACCGGTGCTCGCGGGCTGCGGGTGCTGGGCGCGATCTACCCCGCCTGA
- a CDS encoding NAD(P)H-dependent flavin oxidoreductase, which yields MSLPALLEQRLRLPVVAAPMFLISNPQLVLACCRNGVVGSFPALNQRESSGFKAWLEEIEAGLAQLDNPAPYAVNLIAHNSNPRLEADLALCVEHQVPIVITSLGAVKELVDAVHSYGGLVFHDVTTRRHAEKAAEAGVDGLIAVAAGAGGHAGTWSPFALIAEIRQFFDKTLLLAGCLNHGREILAAQLLGADLAYLGTRFIGTTESHAPDAYKEMLLTARAADIVHTPAVSGVPASFMRQSLENAGFDLAALQGKGEVNFGSKLKPLSDEAKAWKTVWSAGQGVGEITDLPGVDELVARLGAQYRQAREDAAQLRWPR from the coding sequence ATGTCGCTGCCCGCCCTGCTTGAACAACGCCTGCGCCTGCCCGTGGTGGCTGCCCCCATGTTCCTGATCTCAAACCCGCAACTGGTGCTGGCCTGCTGCCGCAACGGGGTGGTCGGCAGCTTCCCGGCACTCAACCAGCGCGAAAGCAGCGGCTTCAAGGCCTGGCTGGAGGAAATCGAAGCAGGCCTGGCGCAGCTGGATAACCCCGCCCCCTATGCCGTCAATCTGATCGCGCACAACAGCAACCCACGGCTTGAAGCCGACTTGGCCCTCTGCGTCGAGCACCAAGTGCCCATCGTCATCACCAGCCTTGGTGCCGTGAAGGAGTTGGTCGATGCAGTGCACAGCTACGGTGGCCTGGTGTTTCACGACGTCACCACCCGTCGTCATGCCGAAAAAGCCGCTGAAGCGGGCGTCGATGGATTGATCGCGGTCGCCGCCGGCGCAGGGGGTCACGCCGGCACCTGGAGTCCCTTTGCGCTGATTGCCGAGATACGCCAGTTCTTCGACAAAACCCTGCTGCTCGCCGGCTGTCTCAACCACGGTCGGGAAATTCTCGCCGCGCAACTGCTCGGCGCGGACCTGGCGTATCTCGGCACACGCTTTATCGGTACCACCGAAAGCCATGCACCGGATGCGTATAAAGAGATGCTGCTCACAGCGCGCGCCGCCGACATCGTGCACACTCCGGCTGTGTCCGGCGTGCCCGCAAGCTTCATGCGCCAGAGCCTGGAAAATGCCGGCTTTGATCTCGCTGCCCTTCAAGGAAAAGGTGAGGTCAACTTCGGCTCCAAGCTCAAACCGTTGAGCGATGAGGCCAAAGCATGGAAGACTGTATGGTCTGCCGGCCAAGGCGTCGGTGAGATCACTGATTTACCCGGCGTGGATGAACTCGTCGCACGCCTGGGCGCGCAATACCGCCAGGCACGCGAAGACGCAGCACAATTGCGCTGGCCACGTTGA
- the crp gene encoding cAMP-activated global transcriptional regulator CRP — MVALTPTPKIKNLDKLLMHCQRRRHPAKHNIICAGERSETLFFIIKGSVTILIEDEDGREMIIAYLNTGDFFGELGLFEQAGKEQQRSAWVRTKVECEVAEISYTKFRELAQQDPDILYALSGQIAQRLRDTTRKVGDLAFFDVTGRVARCLLELCKQPDAMTHPDGMQIKVTRQEIGRIVGCSREMVGRVLKDLEERNLVHVKGKTMVVFGTR; from the coding sequence ATGGTTGCTCTTACTCCCACACCCAAGATCAAGAACCTCGACAAGCTGCTGATGCATTGCCAGCGCCGGCGTCATCCGGCCAAGCACAACATCATCTGCGCGGGCGAGCGCTCCGAAACCCTGTTCTTCATTATCAAGGGCTCGGTCACCATCCTGATCGAGGACGAAGACGGTCGCGAGATGATCATTGCCTACCTCAACACCGGGGACTTCTTTGGCGAGCTGGGACTGTTCGAGCAGGCGGGCAAGGAGCAGCAGCGCAGCGCCTGGGTACGCACCAAGGTGGAGTGCGAAGTGGCCGAGATCAGCTATACGAAATTTCGCGAACTGGCCCAACAGGATCCGGACATCCTGTATGCCTTGAGCGGGCAGATTGCCCAGCGCCTGCGGGATACCACGCGCAAGGTCGGCGACCTGGCATTCTTCGATGTGACCGGCCGTGTCGCTCGCTGCCTGCTGGAGCTGTGCAAGCAACCTGACGCCATGACCCACCCCGATGGCATGCAGATCAAAGTCACACGCCAGGAAATCGGGCGCATCGTGGGTTGTTCGCGGGAAATGGTGGGGCGCGTGCTCAAGGATCTGGAGGAGCGCAACCTGGTGCACGTCAAAGGCAAGACGATGGTGGTGTTCGGAACGCGTTAA